Proteins found in one Acidobacteriota bacterium genomic segment:
- a CDS encoding type III pantothenate kinase, with amino-acid sequence MLLVIDVGNTNTVLGVYQGEKLTNHWRLTTERERTVDEYGILCRNLFEFAHLEPDKVDGIIIASVVPPLNFTLFRMAMVYFRQEPLFVRPTENVGMPIRYNSPTDVGADRIVNAVAAFQRYGGPCVVVDFGTATTFDAISAEGEYLGGIITPGVNISSEALFQRAARLPRVDIRHPEKVIGDSTVTSIQSGLYFGYIGLVEGILKRMEEELGPLKAVIATGGLARLIGKGTSVITEIDDNLTLEGLRLIYLKNKGDQATAIDGK; translated from the coding sequence ATGCTTCTTGTCATTGACGTTGGAAATACCAATACCGTCCTCGGCGTCTATCAGGGCGAAAAACTGACCAACCACTGGCGGTTGACAACCGAACGCGAGCGGACGGTGGATGAATATGGCATTTTGTGCCGTAACCTGTTTGAGTTTGCTCATCTTGAACCAGACAAGGTAGACGGTATCATCATTGCTTCGGTTGTGCCGCCACTCAACTTCACACTGTTTCGGATGGCGATGGTCTATTTTCGCCAGGAGCCGTTGTTTGTGCGGCCTACGGAAAACGTAGGCATGCCAATTCGGTATAACTCGCCAACGGATGTTGGTGCTGACCGAATTGTGAACGCGGTGGCGGCTTTTCAGCGATATGGTGGCCCCTGTGTCGTGGTGGACTTTGGAACGGCAACCACCTTTGACGCGATTTCGGCTGAAGGCGAATATCTGGGCGGAATCATCACCCCAGGCGTCAATATTTCCTCCGAAGCACTGTTCCAACGGGCGGCGCGGCTCCCCCGCGTAGACATCCGCCACCCCGAAAAAGTGATTGGCGATTCGACCGTGACCAGCATTCAGTCAGGATTGTATTTTGGCTATATCGGACTCGTGGAAGGGATTTTAAAGCGGATGGAAGAGGAACTTGGACCGCTCAAAGCCGTGATTGCCACGGGTGGGCTGGCGCGATTGATAGGAAAAGGAACGTCTGTCATCACTGAGATTGACGACAACCTGACGTTAGAGGGACTCCGGCTGATTTATTTGAAGAATAAAGGGGATCAGGCGACAGCCATTGACGGAAAGTAA
- a CDS encoding TIGR00282 family metallophosphoesterase — translation MKILMIGDVVGSAGVRLLTDRLRDVRKKHKIDFVVANVENIANGVGILPHLAEELLAAGVDVMTSGNHAFDRKEATDYFKSEPRMLRPANYPEGVPGAGMWLGEHNTGVSIAVINLMGRANMPRTDCQFRKADSLMKELSNRADVILIDHHAEATAEKIALARYLDGQVSAVVGTHTHVATADEQVLPAGTGYITDMGMTGSHSGVIGMSLDSVLERFLSGLPVRLGSAEGDVRMNGVLIDVDTSTGHSTAISRLCVRHF, via the coding sequence ATGAAAATTTTGATGATTGGTGATGTTGTCGGCAGTGCGGGAGTTCGTCTGTTGACAGATCGCCTCCGTGATGTGCGCAAAAAGCACAAGATTGATTTTGTCGTGGCCAATGTTGAAAACATTGCCAACGGTGTCGGGATTCTTCCCCACCTGGCTGAAGAATTGCTGGCTGCCGGTGTGGATGTGATGACCTCTGGAAATCACGCTTTTGATCGCAAGGAAGCCACCGACTACTTCAAATCTGAGCCGCGCATGCTGCGCCCGGCCAATTATCCGGAAGGGGTGCCTGGGGCCGGAATGTGGCTTGGCGAACACAATACCGGCGTTTCGATTGCCGTCATCAACCTGATGGGGCGTGCCAATATGCCCCGCACGGACTGTCAGTTTCGCAAGGCGGACAGTCTGATGAAAGAGCTTTCAAACCGGGCTGATGTCATTCTGATTGACCACCACGCCGAAGCGACGGCTGAAAAAATTGCGCTGGCGCGATATCTTGACGGCCAGGTTTCGGCGGTGGTTGGAACGCACACCCATGTGGCCACGGCTGACGAACAGGTTTTACCCGCTGGAACAGGCTACATTACCGATATGGGCATGACTGGTTCCCACTCAGGCGTGATTGGAATGTCGCTTGATAGTGTGCTGGAACGTTTCCTGAGCGGTCTTCCTGTCCGGCTTGGAAGCGCCGAAGGTGATGTCCGAATGAATGGTGTATTGATTGATGTTGATACCTCGACCGGTCATTCGACGGCGATTAGCCGGTTGTGCGTGCGGCACTTTTAG
- a CDS encoding amino acid permease has product MNFSSLTRKKSISLIQKDAAAGFSDGEGHGGGELIRTLTTLDLTALGIAAIIGAGIFSTIGNAAFNGGPAVVFLFIFTAIACGFSALCYAQFASMIPVSGSAYTYAYAAFGELAAWIIGWDLLMEYAIGNIAVAISWSDYFTALMASFGIQIPQYLTMDFLTASRGAEAVTQLLAKGQTLTQIQAESKMLYEAHLAWTTAPHLVGPLRLVCDLPALVITLLITTLVYVGIRESKKASNAMVALKVTIVLFVIVLGAFYIKTENWHPFAPNGIGGVLKGISGVFFAYIGFDAISTTAEECRDPQRDLPRGMMYSLIICTILYVLISLVLTGMTSYKTLQVGDPLAFVFGPQVANLQWVEMIVAVSAVIAMATVLLVFQLGQPRIWMSMSRDGLLPKIFSAIHPRFHTPWFSTIITGFLVAVPALFLNLTEVTDLTSIGTLFAFILVCGGILMLDSSKIEAKFKVPYVNAKFIIPVFFVLFWVIGFVKYPTELTRFFTGVDLVDPSLSGWEVIKHRIPTYAFILISAGLSVMCFLRNLSLIPVLGLLSCGYLMSELGITNWVRFLVWLAIGLMLYFTYGYRHSKLARTQA; this is encoded by the coding sequence ATGAACTTTTCATCACTGACACGCAAAAAGTCTATCTCGCTCATTCAAAAAGATGCCGCCGCCGGATTTTCTGATGGGGAAGGTCATGGCGGAGGCGAACTGATTCGGACACTCACCACCCTTGATCTGACCGCGCTGGGAATTGCCGCCATCATTGGCGCTGGGATTTTTTCGACGATTGGAAATGCGGCCTTCAACGGTGGTCCAGCAGTTGTGTTTTTGTTTATTTTTACCGCGATTGCCTGCGGATTTTCGGCATTATGTTATGCCCAGTTTGCTTCGATGATTCCGGTATCTGGCTCTGCCTATACCTATGCGTATGCAGCATTTGGCGAACTTGCCGCATGGATTATCGGCTGGGACCTGCTGATGGAATATGCCATCGGAAATATTGCCGTGGCAATTTCGTGGAGCGACTATTTCACCGCCTTGATGGCGAGTTTCGGGATTCAAATTCCGCAATACCTGACCATGGATTTTTTAACCGCTTCACGTGGGGCTGAAGCTGTAACTCAATTGCTGGCGAAGGGGCAAACCCTGACCCAAATCCAGGCTGAAAGCAAAATGCTCTATGAAGCACATCTTGCCTGGACCACGGCGCCGCATCTGGTTGGCCCGTTACGCCTGGTGTGTGACCTTCCGGCTCTGGTCATTACCTTATTGATTACCACGCTGGTGTATGTGGGGATTCGTGAGTCGAAAAAGGCTTCAAATGCAATGGTCGCCTTAAAGGTAACCATTGTGCTGTTTGTGATTGTGCTGGGTGCGTTTTATATCAAAACCGAAAACTGGCACCCCTTTGCCCCAAATGGAATCGGCGGCGTGCTCAAAGGCATCTCAGGTGTGTTTTTTGCCTATATCGGATTTGATGCCATTTCCACGACGGCTGAAGAATGCCGTGACCCCCAACGCGACCTGCCCCGCGGGATGATGTATTCACTCATTATCTGCACGATTTTGTATGTGTTGATTTCACTGGTGTTGACGGGGATGACCAGTTACAAAACGCTCCAGGTTGGTGACCCACTGGCGTTTGTGTTTGGTCCACAGGTGGCTAACCTTCAATGGGTTGAAATGATTGTTGCTGTTAGCGCTGTGATTGCCATGGCCACCGTGTTGCTCGTGTTTCAACTTGGTCAACCGCGAATCTGGATGTCAATGAGTCGCGATGGTTTGCTGCCCAAGATCTTTTCCGCGATCCATCCCAGGTTCCACACCCCGTGGTTTTCGACGATTATCACCGGATTTCTGGTGGCCGTTCCCGCACTGTTCCTGAATTTGACCGAAGTGACCGACCTGACCAGCATCGGGACCCTTTTTGCCTTCATTCTGGTATGTGGTGGCATTTTGATGTTGGATAGCAGCAAGATCGAAGCTAAATTCAAGGTGCCATATGTGAATGCTAAATTCATCATCCCAGTGTTTTTTGTATTATTCTGGGTGATTGGATTTGTGAAATACCCAACCGAATTGACCAGGTTCTTCACCGGAGTTGATCTGGTTGACCCAAGCCTGTCAGGGTGGGAAGTGATTAAACATCGGATTCCAACCTATGCCTTTATTCTGATTTCAGCCGGATTGTCGGTGATGTGTTTCTTGAGAAATCTATCGTTGATTCCGGTTTTGGGACTGCTCAGTTGCGGATACCTGATGTCTGAACTCGGAATTACCAACTGGGTGCGATTTTTGGTCTGGCTGGCGATTGGTCTGATGCTCTATTTCACCTATGGTTACCGCCATTCAAAGCTCGCCAGGACTCAAGCCTGA